TACATAAGCAAACATTTGAAATTATCAACTATTAAAAGGTGAAAGTACAAATGCGAGGGGGTTATCGCTACAATAAACACTGTTCTGGTAAtgagtacactaaaagccctgacttaagcattctATTACACAAGATATCCATGTGACAAAAGCATATGTGCCCcttattgttttgaaataaaatatatatatatatatgaaataaaattttttttttttttttgtggtttttggccggggctgggtttgaacccgccacctccagcatatgggactggcgccctactccttgagccacaggcactgccctgaaataaaattttttaaaaggtcaaagtACAAATTATTAACATACATTAACACTTTTAGAATATAATAAATATCATTACATTGGGAAAGGGGTAAAACTAGAGAATGTTTCACTTACACTTTTCACCTACTTTCCTCTTTATTATGGGTATTATGATCTAATGCTATTAAAcgttccatttctttttttttttttggtttttggccagggctaggtttgaacctgccacctccagcatatgggaccggcgccctactccttgagccacaggcgccgcccaaaacgtTCCATTTCTTACACCTACTTTgtagtctgacaattaagttcacaaacttgctacTGTGCTCTCACACTCAAAATGTTCTGAAGGGCTGGTcattgtggctcacacttgtaatcatagcacttgggaagaaaaggtgggaggatcccttgaggccaggagttcaagactagcctgagctacaTAGCAAGACCACATAGAAAAATCAGGTGAGCATGATGGTGTTTGcttatagtaccagctactcagaaagctaaaGCAGAAGGACCACTtgactcaagagtttgaggtttcattGACGACATGACTGCACTTTAGGCTGGGCAATAAACAAGAccttgtgtctcaaaaaaaaagaaggatgatCCATAATCCAGTGCTCACAGATGTTTTATAAGACTCAAGATTTCCATCCAAAAGAATATATACCTTTGTAGTTTACTATAATTTATGTTCTATATTTCTGGAGGGTCATACATATTCAAAGAGgatatattttaaactaaattttagtAATCATTCTTCCCTCTCAAAATGCCGTCTAGCACAAATTAAAATTTCAACCAGATCCTGTGAAGAATTAAGAAGGCAAGTTATCTGGGAAGAAGCATAAATATTCTGAGGTTATTTGAACATCACACCAGTGAGTTTCAGTTCTATTACACTATGTTTTATCATAGAGTGCTTaagaacatttaatattttttttaacttttaaaattatgcctacttggctcagcacctatagctcataggtactccagccacatataccagagctggcaggtttgaacccagcccaggcctgccaaacaacaatgacaactgcaacacacatacacacaaaaaaggcaggcattgtggcgggaggctgtactcctagctacttaggaggctgaggtaagagaatcccttaagcccaagagttcgaggttgcagtgagctgtaaagccatggcactctaccgagggtgacatagtaagattgtctcaagaaaaaaaaaacaaacattatgcCCTACTAGATTGTATAACATTATCCTAAGAAATAGCAAATTCAGTGTGAGGCAGACATTATTTTAAGAGGAAAGTACCGAGATTTAACTGAAattaacatatgaaaattaaaaaatagttcatAGGAAATATGCTCTTTCTTAAATTGAGGAAGACATTctgcacacaaaaaaaaacttgatttccAATTTACAGTGAGAATAAAACTGTGGAGAcacatttgggatttttttcttcatcctagTTTGGCTAAAACTGACAATTTTAGTTTCTAAGTAAACATTCCAAATAACAATTCAAATTCAACTGTAAaattctttcatatatatataagatatgtatatatacacacatacatatacacatatatgaatagatatacatatgtatataacatgtatgtgtatatatatacacatacacacacaatattAGGTTATTAAGGAAGAAATGTCCGACTTCCTTCAGTACTATATTTGACAATTGAGATCTCTCACATTTCactttaatactatttttttcaacttgtaaaaatacatcctcattctttcaaatacatgttttggcttatgattatctttcaaaattttttttgaaagcaatttttgtgaaaccatggataagtcaaaaatttgtgttatttttgagtAAGAGTCACAGAACCAATGCAGTACAGATAGCTcaaattttcaatgaaaatttgggaaggatgtggctaatgtaCAAcagtggtttgagaagttctgttccAGTAACTTTAACCTGAGACCAGGATGGATAATGACAAGCTGAAAGATGTGGTGGAAGTGAATCCAAACCTGCTGAagtagcagcaaggtttgatgttactattccaacaaaattggaccatttgaaacaaatctgcAAGGCAAAGAAGctgggttctgcatgaattaaataaGCACTAGAAAAGAAATCATCTCCaaacttgcctttctttgctgtcccCACATAAAGGTGAACGATTTCTACATCgtattgttatgtgtgatgaaaaatcgattctttttgacaatcaccAAGCGTTCAGCACAATAGTTAGATAAAGgtgaagtgctgaaacacagtccaGAATGAATATTCAATAAAAACAACTAatggtggggcagtgcctgtggctcaaaggagtagggcgccagccccatttgctgaaggtggtgggttcaaacccagccccagccaaaaactgcaaaaaaaaaaaaaaaaaagactaatggtaggaggcacctgtggctcagtgagtggggcgccggccccatatgccaagggtggcgggttcaaacccggccccgatcaaactgcaacaaaagaatagctgggcattgtggcgggcacctgtagtcccagccacacgggaggatgaggcaagggaattgcctaagcccaggagttggacattgctgtgagctgtgacaccacagcactctaccaagggtgataaagtgagactctgtctcttaaaaagaaaattaatggggcagcgcctatggctcagcgggtagggcgccggccccatatgccaagggtggcgggttcaaacccagacctggccaaactgcaatgaaaaaatagccgggccttgtggtgggcacctgtagtcccagctacttgggaggctgagtcaagagaatcgcctaagcccaaggatttggaggttgctgtgagctgtgtgacaccacggccctctactgagggcgataaggtgagactctgtctctacataaaaaaaagaaaattaatggtatctatttggtggtccagcactggtattatccaccacagcttcatgaaacctgttGATCCCAGCAGATATGTACTGCAACCAAATGGACAACACGATGAGGATGTTTGTGATCAAGCAGCCAAGACTGGTTAGTAGAGACATCTCTGGCCATTGCCAAGGATTCAGGAAACTCAGGATGGAAAAGCTCCTTCCACCCAATCCAAACCTTCTTGTTCTGCTCTGAAATTCCCCAGATGCAAACCACTTTTCTGCAGAATCCTTTAACTCTCTGTTTTCTAATTTAGACTTTGCCACTGGATCCTATTCCTAATTCCCTTGCTTTTTAGTTCtgcacctctcccaagccattcCTATCCTCCGAGTCATATAAGAGAATTTAGTCCAATAACAGAACTTCTACcctttttactaaaataaaatataccattaTATATCTTAAACAAAACCTCattacatattttgtttaaatCATCATACTAGAAACATATTTGCCttccacaaaagaaaagaaaaacaaatatttattgaatgcctattaTATGTCAGGTATGACATCAGGCTTTACACATCTTATCTTACTTCATCCTTGCAATTCCTGTAAGAAAGTATTGTTTTTCCCAACTGATAAATAAGAGagactagggcggcacctgtggctcagtcggtaaggcaccagccccaaataccgagggtggcgggttcaaacccggccccggccaaactgcaaccaaaaaatagccgggtgttgtggcgggcgcctgtagtcccagctactcgggaggctgaggcaggagaatcgcttgggcccaggagttggaggttgctgtgagctgtgtgaggccacggcactctaccgagggccataaagtgagactctgtctctacaaaaaaaataaaaataaaaataagagagactGTATCATGGTGGTTAGGAACATAGACTATGAAGTCAAGTTATCTGGCTTAGAATCCTTTCTCTAACGCCTAATAGCTACAGGATCCAAGGCAAGTTACTAAACTTTTCcatttctcacttttcttttctacaaAATAAAGGTTTGGGGGAACTATAAATAAGTTAATTCTTATAATGTGCTCAGTAAGTTCTTGATAGGTTTTCCTAAAATTATCTATTATTATGAGAAAATCGAGTTTTAAAGAATTtcaattgaatttctttttttttttttgtagagacagagtctcactgtaccaccctcaggtagagtgccgtggcgtcacacggctcacagcaacctccaactcctgggcctacgcgattctcctgcctcagcctcccaagaagctgggagcataggtgcccggcacaacgcccggctatttttttgttgcagtttggccggggctgggctcaagccacccttggcatatggggctggcgccctactcactgagccacaggcgccaccttgaaTTTCTGATAGAGATGAAACAGATGGTTCTCCATTTTGACAAGaaacacccacccacccacccacataCAACACATATGCACAGTGCCCAAAATATACAAACAGAAAtcccaaaacttaaaaaaaaaaaaaaaaagaaagaaagaaatcccaaaactatttcagttcaaaaacaaaataatcatctGAGTAAAACTGAATAGAAATGTCAAGCATTAAGGGTGTTGATACCAGAGAGCCTCTGGGTTAAAGATTTAGAAGCAGGGCAGTACCCGTAGCTCcatggtagggtgccggccaaatacacccaggctggcgggttcacacctggcccaggccagctaaacagcaatgacaactgcaacaaaaaaacacctgggcattgtggcgggtgcttgtagtcccagcgactcaggaggctgaggcaagagaatcacttaagcccaagagtttgaggttgctgtgagctgtgacaccacagcactctaccaagggtgacacagtgaaactctgtctcaacaacaacaacaacaaatttagAAACAAGAGTGGTAGCTGAAAAGTCAGTTCCTATGGAGTAAGACGGGATTTCACTAACATCCTCCCTTGTGGAAAGAGACTGAAAAAAGGTTACTTCCAGAGCTACACTAGTAGGAAAAGTCAGGCTCTTTGGGAGCTTCTGAACCAGGCTGACTGCTAACTCTGTGCTACATCTGTGTTTTATATCCCCCATATTGTTACGAAGTGGGAAACCCAAAATGCCACTAATTCCTCTTACAGAGGGGAATGaatctagagcagcggttctcaacctgtgggtcacaacccctttgggggtcaaacaaccctttcacaggagtcgcctaaatacatcctgcatatcagatatttacattgcaattcataacagtagtaaaattacagttacgaaggagcaacgaaaataattttacagttgggggtcaccacaacatgaggaactgtagtaaagggtcgcagcattaggaaggttgagaaccactgatctagaaagcaagaaagaaagaaaacaaaaaggctcCCAATCATACCCAGCAACCCaaaattcaaaatacagaaatactCTTTCTACCATCTCTCCATGCTGCCATAACGGTATACCTGAATGCCCTGGCTGATGCTCTTAAGAGCACCAACAATGCCAAAAAGAGAGGCAAATGCCACGTTCTTATAAGACCATGCTCCAATCATCATCTGGTTTCTAACTATGATGATAAAGTGTGATTACATTGGAAATACAAAATCATCAATGATCACAGAGCTGAGAAAATTCACAGGCAGGCTAAATAAGTGTGAAATGATCAGCTCCGGATTTGATATGCAACTCAAAGATCTCGGAAAATGGCAGAATAATCTGCTCCCATCCTACCAGTTTGGTTTCATTGTACTGACAACTTCAGCTGGCATAACAGagcacaaagaaagaagaaaagacacaaaAGGGAAAATCCTGGCATTCTTTTCCTAAGGATGtaatacatacttaaaaataaaatgcaggaatggaccaaaaaaaaaaaaaaaaaaaaacaaataaattttatataatggtTTTACTGTAATCCATGACATGCTGGAGTGTGAGAAGTGGCTATTGAATGAAaccttgaattattttctttttcttttttttgagacagaatctcactctatcatgCTGGGTAGAGCGctgaactcacagcaacctcaaattcttggactcaagatcctcctgccttagcctcctaaaaaAAACTGAGTATCAGAACATAAATTCACTCTTTATGAAGCTAATTTTATAGAGCAGTCtgacaaagactttaaaataactatggtTAATATATTGAAgagataaatgaagaaataatttctatttaagaaaagcaagaagttataaaaaaaaaaaaaagctatactGAAATAGGAACAATAGCTAATAACAGTATGAGAAATACTAGAAGAGGACCATGGCATTTTAGAGGCATGAGTCCCCACCCTCCTTTGCcagcaaaataataaatttctctttccttctcctcaaccaTTTGTTCTCGTTCTCAGGTGGCCTCATGGACAAGCGTCCGGCTTTTGTGAACAGATTTCAGCATCCCTGGGTGGGATGATCAACACCCCAGTGAAATGGCACTCTGTGAGGAAGCAGGGAGCAGCCCCAAGACAAGCTGTGGGTCTTCACTGAAAGGAGCGACTTCTTTTTGAGGTAAGAAAGTACAGTATGGTCCCAGCAAATACTAGAAAATGCTTTAGCTTTGAAGAACTCCCATCTCTTTCTCCCCAAGTTAGAACAGCTCCTGGCAACCTGAACTGagttgaagagaaggaaaggatttGAGAAGTATCCAGACTCCATGGCAATTTGTTTATTTGGTTACTTCCCCAGGGTACACCCTGAGATCCTTGACCCCACCCATTCCTGCTCTGTGGCAGGGCATTTTATTTGGATCTATCTGGGGTGGAAGTCATGGGTTGAGTGGAATTAGGAAACctggtttggactgagctcattTGGGATTCCCAGGGAGAAGAGGGACTAGGCCACCATTTAGAGCCCTATAGCAGGGCATTTGAGGGTGGCATCTGTCTCCTTTGGATTCCCATTTATTTGCTAGGCCTTGGCATTTTGTGTTGGGGATTCCCTGCATTGtctgtgtttgcttgtttgtaaAGTTTTCTTGCAACCTAAGGAGGTTCTATCTAAAAGTCCCTTGGAAAAATTTTGGCAGAATAATCAACTAATAACTACTATAAACCTTTAtctaaagaaaatagttttactGTAATCCATGACATGTTGGAGAGTGAGAAGTAGCTGTTAAATAaaaccttgaatttttttttttaaatttaaagacagagtttcactccaccaccctgggtggagtgctcagctcacagtaacctcaaactcttggactcaagagatcctcttgccttagcctcctaagtaactgggactacaggcacccaccacaacatccatcgagttcttttctgtttttattagagacagggtctcaatcttgctccaattagtctcaaagtcctgagctcaagcaatctacccacctcagcttcccaaagtactaggattacaggagtggaCCCAGCCACCAAGTCTGGCTAAACCTTgaattatttaacaaaaaaaaaaaaaaaaaaaagagagagagaaaatattggaaataaaatatactttcaaaattaaaaaatcagataaGATAAATTCTAAAAATCAGTGACCTACAAAACAGTTTTCTGAGAAATTTACCCAAAATACATGGtacacaaaatgacaaaaatgtgcatgtgtgtgtgtatacatgtgataGTATCAAAGAATCAATCAAATATTAGTCTGGTAGGAGTTAGAGAAAACAGGAATAGAATGATTATTAGAAAAAATGCTCCaaaaatgacatttataaatTTTGCACTACTGAAGAAAATCAAAGGCGTCGGATTCAAAACACCTTTCAAGTATCTACTCCAAGTAAACAAACCCATACCTAAACATAGCAGAGTAAAACTGTcactccccccacaaaaaaaattaaagctacaGGAGATTTAAGGAAAAATTAGACTATCTACAAAAGAACATTAATTATACCAAAAACAAGTTTCTCATTGGCAATCATAAAAGCACTGAAGGAAAATAACAGTCAACCAGAATCCTAGAGCCCATTAAACTACATTCAAAAGTGGAGGTAAAAGAAAGACAATTTGAGATATAGAAATAGTAAGACTGCTTCCCAAAGACTCTCactaaaagaaattcttttttttttttttttctggctaaaagaaattcttaaagGATGTACTTGAGCACAATTAAGTAAACCAGGAGACACCTCAGCGGGGTGTCTGCTAGACATCTCAAACTTAACACAACCCAAAATGAACTTCCAGTCTTCCTCCAAAACCTACTCTAGCCATAGTGTTCCCCATCCTAATAAATGAATAATCAATCTATCTCTTCTGTCAAATACCAAATCTAATCTGTCAACATATACTGTCTGGTCTACCTTCAAATTACATCCAGATTCACACACTTTTTACTCTCTACCATTTTCCAAGCCAACACCATCTGTTTCtgaagtacagtaaaaatatttataacctCCTAACTGGTCTTTCTGTTTCCACTAGTCTATTCTGAACACAGcagaaaaatgcttttaaaaggcCTAATCGTGTTACTTTTTTGTTCGCAAACCCCTCAATGGTTCCCTAATTTACTCAGAGTAAAAGTCAAAGTCCTTAACACAGTATCTCAGATTGTCAAGCCCCCATTACCTCTCTGATCTCATCTTCTACAACTCTTTCTCTTGCTCACATCACTGCAGTCATAAACAGTTTACCAAGgtcgagtgcagtggctcacacctaatcctattactctgggaggctgagataagatggattgcttgagctcaggggtttgagaccagcctgagcaagagtgagaccctgtgtctactaaaaatagaaaaattagctagaaactgtggcaggaacctatagtcccagctactcgggaagctaaggcaagaggatcacataagcccaagaatttgaggttactatgagctatgatgatgccatgggactctaccccagggcaacagagtaagactctgtctctaaaataaaataaaatagttctaaATGGATTAAATAACATGCATGGAAAACTagctggaaaattaaaatatccttTAGAAAATCCACTCACTGGATAACCCATTTGGGACTGACGTAAAGTGAACTGTGTCTCATTCATTTTGGATACACTCCAACTCCCTGGGGGAACCAGGGAAGTTTACTACTGTTAATAAAATGGTTTTTTACACTGACTGAATGATTCATGGGAtcttaaagaaatatttcaactgcaaacacaaaacaattaatttcatatttaaatatgaaGTACATTTAAAACCAATATATGAAGTAAAATTGCCAGAAAATTATCAAGACCTAATTGCCAGGAAACTAATCATGTATAATCTCAACTGAGTAAAGGGCAGTCTCTGCCAATATCTTTATTTACCAAATAATAATTTACTTACCAAGCTATTATCACTAAGGGCTTTTagcacagaaaggaagaaaatcctttcctttccccaaaacagactttgattttgttaggtttaACAATAGCttctaaagaaaatttatttaaaaaagtaactgttaagaaaaatattaattaaaaacaaagctataCATTTGTTGATTCTCAATAAACTTTTCCTTTATCATAGTTCCTTCTTTCCctatctttgtttttcatttgccaACCATTTAAGAAATCTAAATAataccaagaaaaaaatgaatttgtttttGGGAAAAAAACCTGAATTTGTCCCTAACCTTGATACAAAGTAAATGATGTGTGTTTATTCAAGATCTTCAGTCATCACCATTATCACCTGAATGAAACAGtaataaacaataatttcaataataataaattcttagGTTGGCTATTCAGGATAATGTACTTTAAAATTCCTAAAACACTACACAACACGTATCAGAGTAAATGATCTACAGGCAACCAAGGGGAGGAAAAATTAGTACTGGTCTAAAACACAAATACCTTCCATACAGATGAGTTGAAAAACATGTACCTAtctactatttattttaaatatcaaatttaatctaaagaaaaattcaaaaactgtaaaaataatagaGCAAACGAACTTTTATTCTGATCTTGGTGATCACATTTATTGGAAAtgttggagaaaataaaaatggcatttaGCTTAAGGGGTTGTATACAAATCAACTCATTTCAGGAGTGGAAGAATCCTTGGTCATTtcttaatatataaatgtatgcaGGTTTCTCTTTTGAATGTCTTGCGCATTGAAAGCGGCAATCGGACAAAGTCTCCTTGATGATAAATTCTTTGTATAAGACTCTCAATGGAGGGGCAACCAGGACAATGCCATCTCCTCAGACAAAAAGCATTGgaatattccattttgttaaatcatgtatcttttcatgtgtttcttcatCAATTTCTATAGTAGTCACAGTTTTTTCCCCATCTCCCAGTATCATATTTAAACGCAGATCATAAGCATGTAATCTGCCCCGAAGCTCTCGGTCATTTctcattttcacataaatttgCTCATCCAGGCTGAGCCTGGTAAGATCCAGGGGCTCCTCTACAGTGCTGGCAGTTTGTTGCTGGTCCACGTCGTCCGCCATGTTTCAAACCCTGCtatctacatatttttaaaagtgaagaagCTTTTCATGAAAGTAGATGGTAAAATAATCTGATAATATTAGAACAACCTCTAAAATTCTACCATATTAATGTTGTTATGAGTAATTCCATTTTTCCCAAATACTCACCAAAGTCCAAAGATTTGCAAAGAAAAGCTTTAGCTATTACATTAAAAAGCAATAAAGACTACCGATGTTAAAAACTGGGCAGGGGTGACGGTTGGGGGGACCCTTGTGCTTGGAGCACCATCCCCTTTAGATTTAGAGGAGGAAAATTATCTACAACACAAGAAGAGATATTTGCTTTCAAAAGCTATGAGCTTTAAATATTCCATGAAATAATGTAGAATCATCTACTAATGGCACTGATCAAACTGATCTAAGGTTCTAAGCAGGGGTAGGAAGAGTGTCAGGAGAATAAAGGTAGCTTAAAGAGGGAATAGCATActttctggaaaaagaaattttaccactttaccttcatttattttatatattcatgaAGTTTCTCATTTTCTCACCCAAGCCCTGCCCCATTTCCATGCAACTCttatcatacacacacatactttatTTGTTCATAACCTTAAGGCTACATACTaaggttcataaatattaatgtttGTACAATTACCaagatatattttacttttatatccaTGTGGTTGGAGACtctgggaaaacaaaaaaatttccaggGAGCacaaaatccaaactccttaTCCTGGCTTACAAAACCCTACATAATAGGACAATCTCCTTCAACTTCACCTTATATCATTCTGTTCTTTAATATGCTAAGGAGTTTTGCACTAGTTGTTCTCATTGTTTGAAAAGCTCTTTTCCAGAAAGCTGCTGCTTCTTGTCATTCAGGCCTTGGCTGAAATACTACTTTAATCTAGGaagaaagagagatttttttccttaccCCCACACTTTATCCCATCAAAGCATATTTTGCTATCAgatagtttcttattttttttcttttttttttttttttttgagacagagtctcactatgtctccctcagtagagtgctgtgctgtcacaggtcacagcaacctccaactcttgtgcttaagcaattaaaaaaaaaaaaaatctcttgcctcagtctcccaagtagctggaactacaggcgcctgcccggctattttttattgcagttgtcattgttgttcagctggctggggccgggttcaaacccaccagcctcaggacatgtggctggcgctgaaaCGACTGTGCTATGGGAACCGAGCcagtttcttattattttctatgtttccTTTAAACTAAAACTCCAGTGGtagttcactcctgtaatcccagcactctgggaggcctaggagggaggatcacttaaggctagGAATTTGAGTCCAACCTGGGCAAATAGTAAAaccccgtctttaaaaaaatatgctaaaaaaattagccaaacgggcggcccctgtggctcaaggagtagggcgccggtcccatatgccggaggtggtgaattcaaacccagccctggccaaaaaccaaaaaaaaaaaaaaaaaaaaaaaaattagccaaacatAGAGGCGTGTATATAtatagatccagctacttgggaagcagaggcaggaggattgcttcacccaaggaatttgaggttacagtgagctatgaccatacCACTGCAcatcagcctgggtaacagagtacaa
The sequence above is a segment of the Nycticebus coucang isolate mNycCou1 chromosome 4, mNycCou1.pri, whole genome shotgun sequence genome. Coding sequences within it:
- the LOC128584755 gene encoding U6 snRNA-associated Sm-like protein LSm3, which translates into the protein MADDVDQQQTASTVEEPLDLTRLSLDEQIYVKMRNDRELRGRLHAYDLRLNMILGDGEKTVTTIEIDEETHEKIHDLTKWNIPMLFV